The Hymenobacter sp. 5317J-9 genome has a window encoding:
- a CDS encoding lycopene cyclase family protein → MSVSAASFDYDYLIVGGGAAGLSLAYHIAQEPRLARKKVLLIEPEAKDRNDRTWSFWADAPTLFDGIVAHEWRQIAFRSPGFERVLDLGRYRYKTINGLDYYRFVRRALADNPQFTTVQGIVNGLEETAGGVRVRSNAGDFTARFAFDSRPPDLARLRQPAKHRYLLQHFVGWEIETDHEVFNPDVVEFMDFRGEQHREARFIYVLPFSARKALVEYTLFSETPLPKEEYEAAIREYLSTTLQLSDYRITAEEVGAIPMTDHPLPARTGQHILNLGTRGGRAKPSTGYAFKRIQQHSARLVAALAATSLPPADPTGDQWQFHLFDTLLLDIMRRRGETTRDIFRQLFERNPVERIFRFLDETTSWADNFRIMNSVSPWPFMRSIAQVLRGRPGRRQ, encoded by the coding sequence ATGTCCGTCTCTGCCGCCTCTTTCGATTACGATTATCTCATTGTGGGCGGCGGGGCAGCGGGCCTGAGCCTGGCTTACCACATAGCCCAAGAGCCGCGCCTGGCCCGCAAAAAAGTGCTACTCATCGAGCCCGAAGCCAAGGACCGGAACGACCGTACTTGGTCCTTCTGGGCCGATGCGCCAACGCTGTTTGATGGCATTGTGGCACACGAGTGGCGGCAAATTGCCTTCCGCAGCCCCGGCTTCGAGCGGGTATTGGACCTGGGCCGCTACCGCTACAAAACCATCAACGGGCTGGATTACTACCGCTTCGTGCGCCGGGCCCTGGCCGATAATCCGCAGTTCACTACAGTGCAGGGCATCGTAAATGGGCTTGAAGAAACGGCTGGCGGTGTGCGGGTTCGCAGCAATGCTGGAGACTTCACCGCGCGCTTTGCCTTCGACAGCCGCCCGCCGGACCTGGCCCGGCTGCGGCAGCCCGCGAAACACCGGTACCTGTTGCAGCACTTCGTGGGCTGGGAAATCGAAACCGACCACGAGGTGTTCAACCCCGACGTGGTGGAGTTTATGGACTTTCGCGGCGAGCAGCACCGCGAGGCCCGCTTCATCTATGTGCTGCCTTTTTCGGCGCGCAAAGCCTTGGTTGAGTACACGTTGTTTTCGGAAACGCCTTTGCCGAAGGAGGAATACGAGGCCGCTATTCGCGAATACCTGAGCACGACGCTGCAGCTGTCCGACTACCGCATCACGGCCGAAGAAGTGGGCGCCATTCCGATGACCGACCACCCGCTGCCGGCCCGTACCGGCCAACACATCCTCAACCTGGGCACCCGCGGCGGCCGGGCTAAGCCCAGCACCGGCTACGCGTTCAAGCGCATTCAGCAGCACTCGGCGCGGCTGGTGGCCGCACTGGCCGCCACCAGCCTGCCGCCCGCCGACCCCACCGGTGACCAGTGGCAATTCCACCTGTTCGACACGCTGCTGCTGGATATCATGCGCCGACGCGGCGAAACCACGCGCGACATTTTTCGGCAACTGTTCGAGCGCAACCCCGTGGAGCGCATCTTCCGATTCCTGGACGAAACGACGTCGTGGGCCGACAATTTTCGCATCATGAACTCAGTATCGCCGTGGCCCTTCATGCGGTCCATCGCGCAAGTGCTGCGGGGTCGGCCGGGCCGGCGGCAGTAA
- a CDS encoding ABC transporter ATP-binding protein, with the protein MNSTEQSLASVNQQINKSVNQQIKIENLVAGYPGRVLVRNLFLWLPEPAFVAVVGHNGSGKTTLFRVLMGQLAYQGSVQLLGQEVRELRRAAAAGLLGYLPQRGSVDFSIGVRELVVMGRYRHHGLLSAYSTADYALADAALARVGMAHLAARDFTQLSGGEQQLVWLAQLSLQDADVYLLDEPTQQLDVYYRRQVFSLVHEWATVQRKTVLCSTHDLDNLPELSGFLLNLSEAEPQLRSISAATVQAARACLEQPPQR; encoded by the coding sequence ATGAATTCTACCGAGCAGTCGTTGGCTTCTGTCAATCAGCAAATCAACAAATCAGTAAATCAGCAAATCAAGATTGAAAATCTGGTTGCGGGCTACCCCGGAAGGGTACTGGTCCGCAACCTTTTTTTGTGGCTGCCCGAGCCCGCGTTCGTGGCCGTGGTGGGCCACAACGGCAGCGGCAAAACCACGCTGTTCCGGGTGCTCATGGGCCAATTGGCTTACCAGGGCAGCGTACAGCTACTGGGGCAGGAGGTGCGCGAATTGCGGCGCGCTGCAGCTGCGGGCTTGTTGGGGTATCTTCCCCAACGCGGCAGTGTCGATTTCTCCATCGGCGTGCGTGAGCTGGTGGTGATGGGCCGCTACCGCCACCACGGCCTGCTAAGCGCTTATTCCACGGCCGATTATGCGCTGGCCGATGCCGCGCTGGCCCGAGTGGGCATGGCGCACCTAGCCGCGCGCGACTTCACCCAACTCTCGGGCGGGGAGCAGCAACTGGTATGGCTGGCCCAGCTCAGCCTGCAGGACGCGGATGTGTATTTGCTCGATGAGCCCACCCAGCAGCTTGACGTGTATTACCGCCGCCAGGTATTCAGCTTAGTGCATGAGTGGGCCACGGTGCAGCGCAAAACCGTGCTTTGCAGCACCCACGACCTGGATAATTTACCCGAGTTGTCCGGCTTTCTGCTCAATCTGTCAGAAGCGGAGCCGCAGCTCCGGTCCATTTCGGCTGCCACCGTGCAGGCGGCCCGCGCCTGCCTAGAGCAGCCGCCGCAACGCTGA
- a CDS encoding DUF2795 domain-containing protein, with amino-acid sequence MYWTLELASYLEDAPWPATKDELIDFSIRSGAPMEVVENLQALEDDGQPYENIEEVWPDYPTKEDFMFNEDEY; translated from the coding sequence ATGTATTGGACACTCGAACTGGCTTCTTACCTGGAAGATGCCCCCTGGCCCGCCACCAAAGACGAACTGATTGACTTCTCCATCCGCTCGGGTGCGCCCATGGAAGTGGTGGAAAACCTCCAGGCCCTGGAAGACGACGGCCAGCCCTACGAAAACATCGAGGAAGTGTGGCCCGACTACCCCACCAAGGAGGACTTCATGTTCAACGAGGACGAATATTAA
- a CDS encoding DUF349 domain-containing protein: protein MEPTDHLLAEAQRYGYVEAGGVWLRPVLAQPARQIGLVKETDEAALLYFAQRFESLRAKVDSLLVKMEASDNKGSFLMKALHLKEQLLTYDGLGDFANLHRRLTEAEEAIAVTVAQNREKNLATKLGFIQEAEALRDSVEWVSASEKVKDLRQGWLKTGPVDKAMTDELETRFQAAIQEFFDRRKAFQSDKKAMVARVQNRYRDLIQQAENLKNSDQFETTSRQLKQLQQAWREVNGSLPKKQASELWTRFRAANNHFFERLKAHIAAQQAAGTGAAATPEQLLARKRALAERAEALMAVPPQEAIHQAKALQAEWKQVGTVRGEESDRIWQRFMVACDKIFELSALEYHLRKRAATEAVPTAPAERARYRASTLRELLKDDQAELATLRDNLDKLSPSAANDSFRQMLQTKIRSFERKIRTKNDLIALFSQQAQAAG from the coding sequence ATGGAACCAACCGACCACTTGCTGGCCGAAGCCCAGCGCTACGGCTACGTGGAAGCCGGCGGCGTGTGGCTGCGCCCCGTGCTTGCCCAGCCCGCCCGCCAGATAGGCCTGGTCAAGGAAACCGACGAAGCCGCCCTCCTGTATTTTGCCCAACGCTTTGAATCCCTGCGGGCAAAAGTAGATTCGCTGCTCGTGAAAATGGAGGCCAGCGACAACAAAGGCTCCTTCCTGATGAAGGCCCTGCACCTGAAGGAGCAGCTGCTGACCTACGACGGCCTGGGCGACTTTGCTAACCTGCACCGCCGCCTCACCGAGGCCGAAGAAGCCATCGCCGTAACAGTGGCTCAAAACCGCGAGAAAAACCTGGCCACCAAGCTCGGCTTCATCCAGGAGGCCGAGGCCCTGCGCGACAGCGTGGAGTGGGTGTCGGCCAGCGAAAAGGTGAAGGACCTGCGCCAGGGTTGGCTCAAAACCGGCCCCGTCGACAAGGCCATGACTGACGAGCTGGAAACGCGGTTTCAGGCCGCCATTCAGGAGTTTTTCGACCGTCGCAAGGCCTTCCAATCCGATAAAAAGGCCATGGTGGCGCGCGTGCAAAACCGCTACCGCGACCTGATTCAGCAGGCCGAAAACCTTAAGAATTCCGACCAGTTCGAAACCACCTCGCGTCAGCTCAAGCAGTTGCAGCAGGCTTGGCGCGAAGTGAACGGCAGCTTGCCCAAAAAACAGGCCTCCGAGCTCTGGACGCGCTTCCGGGCGGCCAACAACCACTTCTTCGAGCGCCTCAAAGCGCACATTGCGGCGCAGCAGGCCGCCGGCACCGGCGCCGCCGCCACGCCCGAGCAGCTGCTGGCCCGCAAGCGTGCCCTCGCCGAGCGCGCCGAAGCCCTCATGGCCGTGCCGCCCCAGGAAGCCATTCATCAGGCCAAAGCCCTGCAGGCCGAATGGAAGCAGGTGGGCACCGTGCGCGGCGAAGAGTCGGACCGCATCTGGCAGCGCTTCATGGTGGCCTGCGATAAGATTTTCGAGCTCAGCGCCCTGGAGTACCACTTACGCAAGCGTGCCGCCACCGAGGCCGTGCCCACGGCCCCGGCCGAGCGCGCCCGCTACCGCGCCAGCACCCTGCGCGAGCTGCTCAAAGACGACCAGGCCGAGCTGGCCACGCTGCGCGATAACCTCGACAAGCTGAGTCCCAGCGCCGCCAACGACTCGTTCCGGCAAATGCTGCAAACCAAAATCCGGTCGTTTGAGCGCAAAATCCGCACGAAAAACGACCTGATTGCCCTATTTAGCCAGCAAGCCCAGGCCGCCGGCTAA
- the ettA gene encoding energy-dependent translational throttle protein EttA has translation MSDQTIIFSMAGVSKIYPPQKQVLKNIYLSFFYGAKIGVLGLNGSGKSSLLKIIAGVDKQFQGEVVFSPGYSVGYLEQEPQLDPTKTVREVVEEGVAETVALLKEFDEINEAFGAEDADFDKLLDRQGKVQERLDQLDAWNLDSKLERAMDALRTPPEEAIIGNLSGGEKRRVALCRLLLQEPDVLLLDEPTNHLDAESVYWLEQHLQQYKGTVIAVTHDRYFLDNVAGWILELDRGSGIPWKGNYSSWLEQKTARLAQEENQESKRAKTLQRELDWVRMSPKARQSKGKARLANYDKLASEEAKDKEQKLELFIPDGPRLGAQVIEAEGITKAFGDKLLFQNLSFSLPQGGIVGIIGPNGAGKTTLFRLITEQMQPDAGTFLVGPTVQTAYIDQQHDTLDPAKSVFDAITGGTETMLLAGRPVNSRAYVSKFNFGGGDQEKKVAMLSGGEKNRVHLAMTLKQGANLLLLDEPTNDLDVNAIRALEDALENFAGCAVIISHDRWFLDRLATHILAFEGDSEVVWFEGNFTDYEEAKRKRLGDVEPKRVRYKKLG, from the coding sequence ATGAGCGACCAGACCATCATCTTCAGCATGGCCGGCGTGAGTAAGATTTACCCGCCCCAGAAGCAAGTTCTCAAAAACATCTACCTCTCGTTTTTCTACGGTGCCAAGATTGGCGTGCTGGGTTTGAACGGCTCGGGCAAGTCGAGCCTGTTGAAAATCATTGCCGGCGTCGACAAGCAGTTTCAGGGCGAAGTCGTGTTTTCGCCCGGTTACTCGGTGGGCTACCTGGAGCAGGAACCCCAACTCGACCCCACCAAAACCGTGCGCGAGGTGGTGGAAGAAGGCGTGGCCGAAACCGTGGCCCTGCTGAAGGAATTCGATGAAATCAACGAGGCCTTTGGGGCCGAGGACGCCGACTTCGACAAACTGCTGGACCGCCAGGGCAAGGTGCAGGAGCGGCTGGACCAGCTCGACGCTTGGAACCTGGACTCGAAGTTGGAGCGCGCCATGGATGCCCTGCGCACGCCGCCCGAAGAAGCCATTATTGGCAATCTCTCGGGCGGGGAGAAGCGCCGCGTGGCGCTGTGCCGCCTGCTGCTGCAGGAACCGGATGTATTGCTGCTGGACGAGCCCACCAACCACCTCGACGCCGAAAGCGTGTACTGGCTGGAGCAGCACCTGCAGCAGTACAAAGGAACCGTGATTGCCGTGACCCACGACCGGTACTTCCTCGACAACGTGGCCGGCTGGATTCTGGAGCTGGACCGCGGCTCGGGCATTCCGTGGAAGGGCAACTACTCGTCGTGGCTGGAGCAAAAAACCGCCCGCCTGGCCCAGGAAGAAAATCAGGAAAGCAAGCGCGCCAAAACCCTGCAGCGCGAGCTGGACTGGGTGCGCATGTCGCCCAAAGCCCGCCAGAGCAAAGGCAAGGCCCGCCTGGCCAACTACGACAAGCTGGCCAGCGAAGAAGCCAAGGACAAGGAGCAAAAGCTGGAGCTGTTCATCCCGGACGGCCCGCGTCTGGGCGCGCAGGTTATCGAAGCCGAGGGAATCACCAAGGCCTTTGGCGACAAGCTGCTGTTCCAGAACCTGAGCTTCTCGCTGCCGCAGGGAGGCATCGTGGGCATCATCGGGCCGAACGGCGCGGGCAAAACCACGCTCTTCCGCCTCATCACCGAGCAGATGCAGCCCGACGCGGGCACCTTCCTAGTGGGCCCCACGGTGCAAACGGCCTACATCGACCAGCAGCACGACACGCTGGACCCCGCCAAGAGCGTATTTGACGCCATCACGGGCGGCACCGAAACCATGCTGCTGGCCGGCCGGCCGGTGAACTCCCGCGCCTACGTGAGCAAGTTCAACTTCGGTGGCGGCGACCAAGAGAAGAAGGTGGCCATGCTCTCCGGCGGCGAAAAAAACCGCGTGCACCTGGCCATGACGCTCAAGCAGGGCGCCAACCTGCTGCTGCTCGACGAGCCCACCAACGACCTGGACGTGAACGCCATCCGGGCCCTGGAAGACGCGCTGGAAAACTTTGCCGGCTGCGCCGTCATCATCAGCCACGACCGGTGGTTCCTCGACCGGCTGGCCACGCACATCCTCGCCTTCGAGGGCGACTCGGAAGTGGTGTGGTTTGAAGGCAACTTCACGGACTACGAAGAAGCCAAGCGCAAGCGCCTGGGCGACGTGGAGCCGAAGCGCGTGCGGTACAAGAAGTTGGGGTAG